Proteins from a genomic interval of Kiloniellales bacterium:
- a CDS encoding Maf family protein, whose product MGAGAKTKAKKADPKPGAAPSSGLVLASASPRRLDLLRQLGVEPASVDPADIDETPGKAELPAAYALRLALAKAQAVAARHPADYVLAADTVVALGRRILPKAEDAATARTCLERLSGRRHKVLGGLCVIAPDGRRALRLVTTSVKMKRLSEAEIDGYLATEEWRGKAGGYAIQGRAGALIPWINGSYHNVVGLPLAETMALLSGLGFRP is encoded by the coding sequence ATGGGCGCCGGAGCCAAGACAAAAGCCAAGAAAGCGGACCCGAAGCCCGGCGCCGCACCTTCGTCCGGACTGGTGCTGGCGTCGGCCTCGCCCCGCCGCCTCGACCTGCTGAGGCAGCTCGGTGTCGAGCCCGCTTCGGTCGATCCGGCGGATATCGACGAGACACCCGGGAAGGCCGAGCTGCCCGCGGCCTATGCTCTCCGGCTGGCCCTGGCCAAGGCGCAGGCAGTGGCGGCGCGCCATCCTGCCGACTACGTCCTCGCCGCCGATACGGTCGTCGCGCTCGGCCGGCGCATCCTGCCCAAGGCCGAGGACGCGGCCACCGCTCGGACCTGCCTGGAACGCCTTTCGGGGCGGCGGCACAAGGTGTTGGGCGGACTCTGCGTGATCGCGCCCGACGGGCGCCGGGCGCTTCGCCTGGTGACCACGTCGGTGAAGATGAAGCGGCTCTCGGAAGCCGAGATCGATGGCTATCTCGCGACCGAGGAATGGCGCGGCAAGGCCGGGGGCTACGCGATCCAGGGCAGGGCGGGCGCCCTGATCCCCTGGATCAACGGGTCCTACCACAACGTCGTCGGCCTGCCCCTCGCCGAGACCATGGCGCTCCTGTCCGGGCTGGGCTTTCGGCCATGA
- a CDS encoding Flp family type IVb pilin produces the protein MSDRSLKQSFLDFLADEAGSAQVEQALIVALVSVAIVASLSNGDAFAALYDLVADEVDPPLIQEE, from the coding sequence ATGTCCGATCGAAGCCTGAAGCAGTCCTTTCTGGATTTCCTCGCCGACGAGGCGGGTAGCGCTCAGGTCGAGCAGGCCCTGATCGTGGCACTTGTCTCGGTAGCCATCGTTGCCTCGCTGTCCAACGGCGACGCCTTCGCGGCGCTCTACGATCTCGTGGCTGACGAGGTCGATCCTCCGCTGATCCAGGAAGAGTAG
- the hisG gene encoding ATP phosphoribosyltransferase, whose product MSANDPLVLAVPKGRILKELLPLLARCGIVPEACFTDESSRQLRFSTNHGMLEIIRVRSFDVATFVAFGAAQLGVAGNDVIMEFDYPELYAPVDLKIGHCRLSVAEPRALLAGDDPSRWSHVRIATKYPEITRRHFARRGVQAECIKLSGAMELAPGLGLCRRIVDLVSSGATLAANDLVEVEEIARITSRLIVNRAALKTRSSQINHWIERFREAANAA is encoded by the coding sequence TTGAGCGCCAACGATCCCCTCGTGCTGGCCGTTCCCAAGGGCAGGATCCTCAAGGAGCTACTGCCCCTGTTGGCGCGTTGCGGCATCGTGCCTGAAGCCTGCTTTACCGACGAGTCCTCGCGGCAGCTGCGCTTCTCGACCAACCACGGCATGCTCGAGATCATCCGCGTGCGCAGCTTCGACGTGGCGACCTTCGTCGCCTTCGGCGCGGCCCAGCTCGGCGTTGCCGGTAACGACGTGATCATGGAGTTCGACTATCCGGAGCTCTACGCCCCGGTCGATCTCAAGATCGGCCACTGCCGCCTGTCGGTCGCCGAGCCGCGGGCCCTGCTCGCCGGCGACGATCCCAGCCGGTGGAGCCACGTCAGGATCGCCACCAAGTATCCCGAGATTACCCGACGGCACTTCGCCCGGCGCGGGGTCCAGGCTGAGTGCATCAAGCTGAGCGGCGCGATGGAGCTGGCGCCCGGCTTGGGTCTGTGCCGCCGCATCGTCGACCTGGTGTCGAGCGGCGCCACCCTGGCCGCCAACGACCTGGTCGAGGTCGAGGAGATCGCGCGCATCACCTCGCGCCTGATCGTGAACCGGGCCGCGCTCAAGACCCGCTCGTCGCAGATTAATCACTGGATCGAACGCTTCCGGGAGGCCGCCAATGCCGCATAG
- a CDS encoding arsenate reductase ArsC produces MDDLPDAVLFSCSHNSIRSPMAEGLLKHLLGHRIYVDSVGVRPHEIDHFVVEVMDEIGIDLSKHRSKGFDDLEDTSYDLIISLSPEAQHSAVELTRTMACEVEFWNTMDPSIIEGSRDVRLDAYRQVREQLRRRIEARFVVDPKPVP; encoded by the coding sequence ATGGACGACTTGCCCGACGCCGTGTTGTTCAGCTGCAGCCACAATTCGATCCGGTCGCCCATGGCCGAAGGCCTGCTGAAGCACCTGTTGGGACACCGCATCTACGTCGACTCGGTGGGGGTTCGGCCGCATGAGATCGATCACTTCGTCGTCGAGGTCATGGACGAGATTGGGATCGATCTCTCGAAGCACCGCTCCAAGGGCTTCGACGACCTGGAGGACACGTCCTACGACCTGATCATCTCGCTCTCCCCGGAAGCCCAGCACAGCGCGGTCGAGCTGACCCGGACCATGGCCTGCGAGGTCGAGTTCTGGAACACCATGGACCCCTCGATAATCGAGGGCAGCCGGGACGTGCGGCTCGACGCCTATCGCCAGGTGCGCGAGCAGTTGAGGCGCCGGATCGAGGCGCGCTTCGTGGTCGACCCGAAGCCCGTGCCCTAG
- the hisD gene encoding histidinol dehydrogenase, translating to MPHRLNADDSGFEAAFTRLLEAERAEVPDLGRVVSDILDAVRRGGDAALIDFTRKFDRLELTPEGLRVGDHEMAAAEAACDAETLAALDLAAQRIADYHERQLPEDLAYEDAQGVKLGHRWTPVSAVGLYVPGGTAAYPSSVLMNAVPARAAGVGRIVMVVPAPDGVLNPLVLAAARRAGVSEIYRVGGAQAVAALAYGTETIAAVDKIVGPGNAYVAEAKRQVFGTVGIDTIAGPSEILVVADRHCDPTWIAADLLSQAEHDTASQAILITDNAAFADSVVDAVEDHLSRLPRAEIARRSWEAHGAVILVPDLEGATPLIDRIAPEHLELAVDEPEALAARIRNAGAMFLGRHAPEAIGDYMAGPNHVLPTDRSARFASGLSVLDFLKRSSLIACSPGGLAKLAAPTISLARAEGLDAHALSVQIRLESDPDR from the coding sequence ATGCCGCATAGGCTGAACGCAGACGACTCCGGCTTCGAGGCGGCCTTCACCCGCCTGCTCGAAGCCGAACGGGCCGAAGTGCCCGACCTAGGGCGCGTCGTCTCCGATATCCTGGACGCCGTGCGCCGCGGCGGCGACGCGGCACTGATCGACTTCACGCGGAAGTTCGACCGTCTCGAGCTCACACCCGAGGGCCTGCGGGTTGGTGACCACGAGATGGCCGCCGCCGAGGCGGCCTGCGACGCCGAGACCCTGGCCGCTCTGGACCTGGCCGCCCAGCGCATCGCCGACTATCACGAGCGCCAGCTACCCGAGGACCTCGCCTACGAAGACGCGCAGGGCGTCAAGCTCGGCCATCGCTGGACGCCGGTCTCGGCCGTCGGCCTCTATGTGCCGGGCGGTACGGCGGCCTATCCCTCTTCGGTGCTGATGAACGCCGTTCCGGCCAGGGCCGCCGGAGTCGGGCGGATCGTCATGGTCGTCCCGGCCCCCGACGGCGTGCTCAATCCGCTGGTGCTGGCGGCCGCCAGGCGGGCGGGCGTCTCGGAGATCTACCGGGTCGGCGGCGCACAGGCGGTTGCGGCCCTGGCATACGGGACCGAGACGATCGCCGCGGTCGACAAGATCGTCGGGCCCGGCAACGCCTACGTCGCCGAAGCCAAGCGCCAGGTCTTCGGGACGGTCGGCATCGATACCATTGCCGGGCCGTCGGAGATCCTGGTGGTCGCCGACCGGCACTGCGACCCGACCTGGATCGCCGCCGATCTCCTGTCGCAGGCCGAGCACGACACAGCCTCGCAGGCAATCCTGATCACCGACAATGCCGCTTTCGCCGACTCCGTGGTTGACGCTGTCGAAGATCACCTGTCGCGCCTGCCGCGGGCCGAGATCGCCCGCCGTTCCTGGGAGGCCCACGGCGCGGTGATCCTGGTGCCCGACCTCGAAGGGGCGACGCCACTGATCGACAGAATCGCCCCGGAGCATCTGGAGCTCGCGGTCGACGAGCCCGAGGCGCTCGCGGCCCGTATCCGGAACGCCGGCGCCATGTTCCTCGGACGTCACGCGCCCGAGGCGATCGGCGACTATATGGCCGGCCCGAACCACGTGCTGCCGACCGATCGGTCGGCGCGCTTCGCCTCCGGCCTGTCCGTGCTCGACTTCCTCAAGCGCAGCTCCCTGATCGCCTGCTCGCCGGGCGGCCTCGCCAAGCTGGCGGCGCCGACGATCAGTCTCGCCCGCGCCGAAGGACTCGACGCGCACGCGCTGTCGGTCCAAATTCGCTTGGAATCCGACCCCGACCGCTAA
- the murA gene encoding UDP-N-acetylglucosamine 1-carboxyvinyltransferase, with protein sequence MDRMRIRGGRPLVGEIEISGAKNAALPLLAASLLTEDTLKLTNLPYLADIDAMTRLLAQHGVAITDAGGNGDRRVVTLSAGRIENHRAPYDLVRKMRASILVLGPLLAREGRAEVSLPGGCAIGTRPVDIHLRGMELLGAKVELKDGYVHAEAPNGLTGAEIVFPKVSVGATENLLMAASLARGQTRLVNAAREPEVTDLVHCLVAMGARIDGIGSDTLTVQGSPKLRGATHRVVPDRIETGTYAMAAAITDGELDLIGARTEHLPNVIELLGEAGVSIEESNRGLKVGRANGRLAGVDAMTEPFPGFPTDLQAQMMALMAVADGAAMITETIFENRFMHVPELARMGANVNVHGASALVRGREKLTGAPVMATDLRASVSLVLAGLAAEGETVINRVYHLDRGYERLDEKLSACGADIARLAD encoded by the coding sequence ATGGACCGTATGCGCATTCGCGGCGGCCGGCCCCTGGTCGGCGAGATCGAGATCAGCGGCGCCAAGAACGCCGCCCTTCCCTTGTTGGCGGCCAGCCTGCTGACCGAAGATACGCTGAAGCTGACCAATCTTCCCTACCTGGCGGACATCGACGCCATGACCCGGCTGCTTGCCCAGCACGGCGTGGCGATCACCGACGCCGGCGGCAACGGCGACCGCCGCGTGGTGACACTCTCGGCGGGCCGGATCGAGAACCATCGCGCGCCCTACGATCTCGTCCGCAAGATGCGCGCCAGCATCCTGGTCCTTGGGCCTCTTCTGGCGCGCGAGGGCAGGGCGGAGGTCTCCCTGCCGGGCGGCTGCGCGATCGGCACCCGGCCGGTCGATATCCATCTGCGTGGCATGGAGCTGCTCGGCGCCAAGGTGGAGCTGAAGGACGGCTACGTCCACGCCGAGGCGCCGAACGGTCTGACCGGCGCCGAGATCGTGTTCCCCAAGGTATCGGTCGGTGCGACCGAGAACCTGCTTATGGCGGCTTCTCTGGCGCGCGGTCAGACCCGGCTGGTCAACGCTGCCCGCGAGCCGGAGGTCACCGATCTGGTCCACTGCCTGGTCGCCATGGGGGCCCGGATCGACGGGATCGGCAGCGACACGTTGACCGTGCAGGGCAGCCCAAAGCTGCGCGGGGCGACCCACCGGGTGGTGCCGGACCGGATCGAGACCGGCACCTACGCCATGGCCGCCGCGATCACCGACGGCGAACTGGATCTGATCGGTGCCCGCACCGAGCACCTGCCCAACGTGATCGAGCTGCTCGGCGAGGCCGGCGTATCGATCGAAGAGTCCAATCGCGGCCTGAAGGTGGGCCGGGCCAACGGCCGGCTCGCCGGGGTCGACGCCATGACCGAGCCCTTTCCGGGCTTCCCGACCGACCTCCAGGCCCAGATGATGGCCCTGATGGCGGTCGCCGACGGCGCCGCCATGATCACCGAGACGATCTTCGAGAACCGCTTCATGCACGTCCCGGAGCTGGCGCGCATGGGCGCCAACGTGAACGTCCACGGCGCCTCCGCCCTGGTGCGGGGCCGCGAGAAGCTGACAGGCGCGCCGGTCATGGCGACCGACCTGAGAGCCAGCGTCTCGCTGGTGCTGGCCGGACTCGCCGCCGAGGGCGAGACCGTGATCAACCGGGTCTACCATCTGGACCGGGGCTACGAGCGCCTCGACGAGAAGCTCTCGGCCTGCGGCGCCGACATCGCGCGCCTCGCCGACTGA
- a CDS encoding UPF0262 family protein, giving the protein MDDESRPEDETRRLANITLDEQSVVRRSAEVEHERAVAIYDLLEENYFAPAGEYSGPFHLHLAIEENRLKFDVRDQEDAPMVAFHLALSPFRRLIKDYFMVCETYYQAIKTASPSRIEAIDMGRRGLHNEGSELLLKRLDGKIEVDFDTARRLFTLICVLHIRG; this is encoded by the coding sequence ATGGACGACGAGTCGAGACCCGAGGACGAGACCCGACGCCTCGCCAACATAACGCTCGACGAACAGAGCGTGGTCCGGCGCAGCGCGGAAGTCGAGCACGAGCGCGCGGTCGCGATCTACGACCTGCTCGAGGAAAACTACTTCGCGCCCGCGGGCGAATACAGCGGGCCATTCCACCTGCACCTGGCGATCGAGGAGAACCGCCTGAAGTTCGACGTCCGCGACCAAGAAGACGCGCCGATGGTCGCCTTCCACCTGGCGCTGTCGCCCTTTCGACGCCTGATCAAGGACTACTTCATGGTCTGCGAGACCTATTACCAGGCGATCAAGACCGCCAGCCCGTCGCGCATCGAGGCGATCGACATGGGCCGGCGGGGCCTGCACAACGAGGGCTCGGAGCTGCTGCTGAAACGCCTCGACGGCAAGATCGAGGTCGACTTCGATACCGCCCGACGGTTGTTCACCTTGATCTGCGTTCTTCACATCCGGGGCTAG
- the infA gene encoding translation initiation factor IF-1, translating to MAKEDLIEFQGTVVELLPNAMFRVKLDNEHEVLAHTSGKMRKNRIRVLAGDRVNVEMTPYDLTKGRITFRFK from the coding sequence ATGGCGAAAGAAGACCTGATCGAGTTCCAAGGCACCGTGGTCGAGCTACTGCCGAACGCGATGTTCCGGGTAAAGCTCGACAACGAACACGAGGTTTTGGCACACACCTCAGGCAAAATGCGCAAGAACCGCATTCGCGTTCTAGCGGGCGACCGGGTCAATGTCGAGATGACGCCCTATGATCTGACCAAGGGTCGCATAACCTTCCGTTTCAAGTAA
- a CDS encoding DUF2948 family protein produces the protein MIPPPSIKLRAHDRDDMEVVAAWLQDALAPVADMAYLKREKRFVMVVNRFKWEIDRVPGPAPVPPADTDARFEDDAEPPAFERVNCGICFDRVKKVRLRGFKLEDKDQILNLLTIHVEPKAITLVFSDDAMVRLEVSAIACHLEDLGEPWPTHWRPEHEEDQTPAG, from the coding sequence ATGATACCGCCACCATCGATCAAGCTGCGGGCCCACGACCGGGACGACATGGAGGTTGTGGCGGCCTGGCTGCAGGACGCCCTCGCGCCGGTCGCGGACATGGCCTACCTGAAGCGCGAGAAGCGTTTTGTCATGGTGGTGAACCGCTTCAAGTGGGAGATCGACCGGGTGCCGGGACCGGCACCGGTTCCGCCGGCCGACACCGACGCGCGCTTCGAGGACGACGCGGAGCCGCCGGCCTTCGAGCGGGTCAATTGCGGCATCTGCTTCGACCGGGTCAAGAAGGTGAGGCTGCGCGGCTTCAAGCTCGAAGACAAGGACCAGATCCTCAATCTGCTCACGATCCACGTCGAGCCCAAGGCCATTACGCTGGTCTTCTCGGACGACGCCATGGTGCGCCTCGAGGTGTCGGCGATCGCCTGCCACCTGGAAGACCTGGGCGAGCCCTGGCCGACCCATTGGCGTCCCGAGCACGAAGAGGACCAGACCCCTGCCGGCTGA
- a CDS encoding efflux RND transporter permease subunit produces the protein MIRFFAAHPTASNLLMLCLFALGLIALPSLKRAIIPDFSIDAAEVRVVYPGASAERVEEAICQRIEDAVDDVTDLEEVRCDAREGRATATIEMVEDADLDRFMSEVETEIDGIDDFPEVTEIPVIRQLNRTDKVISIAITGPMSEPDLKVYAEMLKDRLTQLPEVSLVELQGFSQRQIRIALDSLALRQLGLSAAQVADIVERQSVDLPSGTVETDQRDVLIRFDDERQSPLGFEDLVVKGSETGAEVRLGQIAEIIDRFELDEERVYFNGERAALLQVSKTKSQDALTVKRAVEAFVEAERLRAPPSVTLALTRDLASNIEDRLEMLSRNGLQGLVLVFLVMWLFFSLRHSFWVAMGLPASFLGTFFVMTVLGLSLNMLSMVALLIAIGVIMDDSIVIAENIATQSRQGKPPLEAAIDGTRQVMPGVVSAFLTSVCVFLPLAFIEGDIGKVLRVVPIVLIITLSVSLIEAFLILPHHMQRAASREKRGRFRRSFDAAFERLKERGLGTTVDAAVRWRYLTIGLIGFLFLASLGMVAGGQLKFRAFPDLDGDVIDARILLPQGTPLARTEAVVAQVEEALKRVDEALSPRLGEGRRLVRSVLVQYNVNADAFESGPHLATVTADLISGESRPIRIDEILNLWRQEAGEVSDVVALTFKEPNFGPAGVPIEIRLQGTDLVTLKAASDDLVAWLERYDGTADLTDDLRPGKPEMRLQLREGATGMGLDALQIASQLRAAYYGMTSAEIQVGSESFEIDVQLRPDDQDSLADLEYFAVTLPDGSQAPLSAVARVDVARGYARIARIDGLRTVTIRGDLDPQRANLNEILADTQTRFLDQLQARYPGIRIGLEGETAEQNKTQFSMMRGFLLGLLGVFVLLSFQFRDYFEPVIVMMAIPLALIGVVWGHLLMGLDLSLPSTLGFASLAGIVVNDSILLVTFIKMRSEEGLEVDEAARRASRERFRPVLLTSLTTIAGLLPLLFETSLQAQVLIPLVTSLAFGLMASTLLVLIVVPCLYAILHDFGLSSLAGPREAARVPGTVPPT, from the coding sequence ATGATCCGCTTTTTCGCCGCCCATCCGACGGCGTCCAACCTTCTGATGCTCTGCCTCTTCGCCCTAGGGCTGATCGCCTTGCCGTCACTGAAGCGCGCGATCATCCCCGACTTCTCGATTGACGCGGCGGAAGTCCGGGTCGTCTACCCCGGCGCATCCGCCGAGCGGGTCGAGGAGGCGATCTGCCAGCGCATCGAAGACGCCGTCGATGACGTGACCGATCTCGAGGAAGTGCGCTGCGACGCACGCGAAGGGCGGGCGACCGCCACCATAGAAATGGTCGAAGACGCGGACCTGGATCGCTTTATGTCCGAGGTCGAGACCGAGATCGACGGAATCGACGACTTCCCGGAGGTGACGGAAATCCCGGTGATCCGCCAGCTGAACCGGACCGACAAGGTGATCTCGATCGCCATCACCGGTCCCATGTCGGAGCCGGATCTCAAGGTCTACGCCGAGATGCTGAAGGACCGCCTGACCCAGCTGCCGGAGGTCAGCCTGGTCGAGCTGCAGGGCTTTTCCCAACGTCAGATCAGGATCGCCCTCGATTCACTCGCCCTGCGTCAGCTGGGGCTCAGCGCGGCGCAGGTGGCCGACATCGTCGAGCGGCAGAGCGTCGACCTGCCCTCCGGCACCGTCGAGACCGATCAACGCGACGTTCTGATCCGCTTCGACGACGAGCGGCAGAGCCCTCTCGGCTTCGAGGATCTCGTGGTCAAGGGCTCCGAGACCGGGGCCGAGGTCCGGCTCGGGCAGATCGCCGAGATCATCGACCGCTTCGAGCTGGACGAGGAGCGGGTCTACTTCAACGGCGAGCGCGCGGCCCTGCTCCAGGTCAGCAAGACCAAGTCCCAGGACGCGCTGACCGTCAAGCGGGCGGTCGAGGCCTTCGTCGAAGCCGAGCGGCTGCGCGCGCCGCCCAGCGTCACCCTGGCCCTCACCCGCGACCTGGCTTCCAACATCGAGGACCGGCTCGAGATGCTGTCGCGCAACGGCCTGCAGGGCCTGGTGCTGGTCTTCCTGGTCATGTGGCTGTTCTTTTCCCTGCGCCATTCCTTCTGGGTCGCCATGGGCCTGCCCGCCTCTTTCCTGGGCACTTTCTTCGTCATGACCGTGCTGGGCCTCTCGCTCAACATGCTGTCGATGGTCGCCCTGCTGATCGCCATCGGCGTCATCATGGACGACTCGATCGTCATCGCCGAGAACATCGCGACGCAGTCCCGGCAGGGGAAGCCGCCGCTCGAGGCGGCGATCGACGGCACGCGCCAGGTCATGCCGGGCGTCGTCTCGGCCTTTCTTACATCGGTCTGCGTCTTCCTGCCGCTGGCCTTCATCGAGGGCGATATCGGCAAGGTTCTGCGGGTCGTTCCGATCGTGCTGATCATCACGCTCTCGGTCAGCCTGATCGAGGCCTTTCTCATCCTGCCGCACCACATGCAGCGCGCCGCGTCACGGGAGAAGCGGGGCCGTTTCCGCCGCTCGTTCGACGCGGCCTTCGAGAGACTGAAGGAGAGGGGGCTCGGCACGACGGTCGATGCGGCCGTCCGCTGGCGCTATCTGACCATCGGATTGATCGGGTTCCTGTTTCTTGCCTCGCTCGGCATGGTCGCCGGCGGCCAGCTCAAGTTTCGGGCCTTTCCCGACCTCGACGGCGACGTGATCGACGCGCGCATCCTCCTGCCCCAGGGGACACCGCTCGCCCGGACCGAAGCGGTCGTCGCCCAGGTCGAGGAGGCCTTGAAGCGGGTCGACGAGGCGCTCTCGCCGCGCCTGGGCGAGGGGCGGCGCCTCGTCCGGAGTGTCCTGGTCCAGTACAACGTGAACGCCGACGCTTTCGAGTCCGGCCCCCACCTGGCGACGGTCACCGCCGACCTGATCTCAGGCGAATCGCGGCCGATCCGCATCGACGAGATCCTCAACCTCTGGCGCCAGGAAGCCGGAGAAGTGTCGGATGTCGTTGCGCTTACCTTCAAGGAACCCAACTTCGGCCCGGCCGGCGTGCCGATCGAGATCCGGCTTCAGGGGACGGACCTCGTCACCCTCAAGGCCGCTTCCGACGACCTGGTCGCCTGGCTCGAGCGTTACGACGGCACGGCCGATCTGACCGACGACCTGCGTCCGGGCAAGCCGGAGATGCGCCTCCAGCTGCGCGAAGGCGCCACGGGCATGGGGCTGGACGCCCTGCAGATCGCCTCGCAGCTTCGCGCCGCCTACTACGGCATGACCTCGGCGGAAATCCAGGTCGGCTCGGAGAGCTTCGAGATCGACGTCCAGCTCAGGCCCGATGACCAAGACAGCCTCGCCGATCTGGAGTACTTCGCCGTCACCCTGCCCGACGGAAGCCAGGCCCCCTTATCCGCCGTGGCGCGGGTCGACGTCGCGCGGGGCTACGCGCGGATCGCCCGGATCGACGGTCTGCGCACCGTGACGATCCGCGGCGATCTCGATCCGCAGCGGGCCAACCTGAACGAGATTCTCGCCGACACCCAGACCCGCTTCCTCGACCAGCTCCAGGCCCGCTATCCCGGCATCAGGATCGGGCTCGAAGGCGAGACCGCCGAGCAGAACAAGACGCAGTTCTCCATGATGCGCGGTTTCCTGCTCGGACTCCTTGGCGTGTTCGTGCTGCTCAGCTTCCAGTTCCGCGACTACTTCGAACCGGTGATCGTCATGATGGCGATTCCCCTCGCGCTGATCGGGGTCGTCTGGGGTCACCTGCTGATGGGACTCGATCTCTCCTTGCCTTCGACGCTGGGTTTCGCGTCACTCGCGGGCATCGTGGTCAACGACTCGATCCTGCTGGTCACCTTCATCAAGATGCGCTCGGAGGAGGGACTCGAGGTGGACGAGGCGGCCCGCCGGGCGAGCCGGGAGCGCTTCCGTCCGGTGCTCCTGACGTCGCTGACCACGATCGCCGGCCTCCTGCCCCTGCTGTTCGAAACCAGCTTGCAGGCCCAGGTGCTGATCCCTCTGGTGACGTCGCTCGCCTTCGGTCTGATGGCATCGACCCTGCTCGTGCTGATCGTCGTTCCCTGTCTCTACGCGATTCTGCACGATTTCGGGCTCTCCAGCCTCGCCGGTCCGCGCGAGGCCGCTCGCGTCCCCGGCACGGTTCCGCCAACTTGA